The Elgaria multicarinata webbii isolate HBS135686 ecotype San Diego chromosome 11, rElgMul1.1.pri, whole genome shotgun sequence genome segment cctttccttggtctcctcttcccctacactccccctgtcaaactccagTTTGCTCTTCCTGCTAGCTCGCtctctgttcgctcgctccctgggaactggcttacttttatagcttctacttgagctgggccagctgctcttccctgcttctgctcagctccaagtcaggaaacagaatgaggtcactgggaggccaacaacaatcaacagcaatcaggctgTTACCACTTACCTCTTACCACTTCTTCCATTAAGGAGAGAAAGTCAGAATAGCGGCCTCCAAATTTGTTTTGCCAGGAGCCCTCCGTCTAGAAACATCCTAGGGACACAATCCCAGGCAAGTTTAAATGGacaaaagttctacaactcccagcatgccccagccagctggggcatgctgggagttgcaaaatatttttttttctgtctaaacatgcataggattgcagccttagtctccAGGCAACTCTGCCTGGTGTTTAGATCAACTCTTTTCATGCAACCTGACTGTAGGAAGGTATTTGTCCCTGGCTGCTCCAGCATTGCAGCAGGAGTGGCCATATCTAGGGAGGGAAAGATATTTCCTAGAATCACATCTATACACACTCCATTTTTCTCTCCTCAACATTTCGGGAGCTCTGAAGCACAATAATCCTAACGTGAATTCTGCAAGATTCCCCTTTCTAAACGGTGGAGAAAATAATATTGTTTTAGCATCTTGTCCCCTGAGCCCAGCACTGGAAGACGACACCCCCTAGCCCAAACAAGACCTTTCAGCAGTCCAGCCAGTTCCTCAAGGGACATATTTTTTGCTACCAACAGGCCAACATTATTATTACCCAGGATTCCTTGGAAACagccagatctctctctctctctctctctctctctctctctctctctctctctctctctctctcaaacacacacacacacacacacacacaccaagccttTTGTTACAAATCACAGAAACATCATGTGAAAGACAGAGCAACAGGAGATCCAGGGATAGAGGCAGAAATTAGAAATGCATCCGGGCAACATCTGGAAAGAAAGTGAGGGCATAAAAGAGCAGCCAAAGGTTGTGTGCCCCCTGTTCTTTTAACAGagagggctgggtgggtgggtcaggagGTCAGCATTGTGAGGGGTCCAGGAAGCCCCCTAAACGGTAAGGGCAGGGGTAGTGGTGAAATGGGGATTCCTGCCTAGATTGAATCTGAGCCAGCGTTTCTGTGGTTTGTTTCCACATAGAGGGCCAAAACTGTATAGCTCTAGGGATGCAGCACACGCTGAGAGCGAGAACAGTCGCTGTGCCCAAGGCTGAGACATGTGACGTAAACAGACTGGAGGGATTGCCTTATCAATTTCATCCCccgcaacaaaccatgggttatttaaccttcaATAACCCAGAGTGCCTGGTTCGGATGTACCCAGGCTTGTTGAGCaaagccagggccggtgccagactattttgcgccctaggcaggtgagcggcttccagccgggcacgccgttccgaagctgccccccgccccagcgtcctggcttcgaagccagcccccggccggaagccgctcctggcttcgaagccaggacgctggggttgggggggggggcttcggaacggcgcacccggaagccgtcctctcagagccactgtgggagagcggcttccgggcacgccgttcggTGCCCCCCCTTActttggtgctctaggccgctgcctcagctgcctctatggcagcgccggccctgagcAAAGCACATGCAAAGTGGAAGTTGTGAGTGCATGGGAGGCAGCGCTCACACCCAGCCCCGGCAACCCGTGGTTCAAACAGCCCGTGGGTTTTCACGACGTACAAACGAGGCCACTGACTGAGCCCGCACCAACGCAAGTGCGTCCAAGCCCCTCCCCTCTTCACCGCCCACCACATATACATGTGTATTGCTGGATACAACTGTGCTACGTCCTTTTCATGTGACTAAAAGTCACCTCCCTGTTCCTGCAGAGGGAAATGAGTTGCGGTGTATGTGTGAGCAGCAATCTCTTTAACAGCCAGCACGCGGTTCAGCCATATAGTTGCGACAATCCTGTATCCTAAATAGCCCAGCTGCTGTTGAGAAATCCACATGACCTGGATAAATGAAGGGATATTTTACCAAAGTCATTAAAGACTTCGCACAAGGGGCATCATTAGACAAATTACCCAGTGATGACTTTCTAAGTATCCCATTACAAGAGGGAAAAAAACCCGCCTTTTTCTGCCAGAGTGTGGCGAAGACGCCACAAACCCCGGGGCCTGTCCGGCCTACCCATCTGAACACCTCCTTCACAGAGCGGTGGGAGGCTCAGCACAGACTGTACCACCCAATCCGTTGCCCTTGGAGAAGATAACGCTGGGGACCTGATGGTGTCTTTGTTCAAATAAGTTCCTTTGCAAAGTGACAGCTTGAGAAATAATGATTAGAAGGAAGACGTAACAGCATCTAATCCAGCTGTTTCCAAAATGGTGCCAGTTCTTGGGGGCATCTCCATATTATTGATACGCGCTCCTCCCAACAAGAAGATGATTAGTcatagtaaaaaacaacaacatttaaagtatttttacgcCTCAGCCCTCAAAAAAGGTTCCCTGTGAGGCTTATGAGTAAAACAAGGGTTACAATCTGATAAaacacagcacacaaggaaagggggttggggagggaagaggaaaacgtAGGTTttgagcagggctggtggaatagcCCTGCTTTGCCTCTCATTTCCTGGGGACGGCCAAttcaactggagcaggccctgatgttccctcAGCCTGTTCCTGCTTCCTTCGTTCCTTATTCTTCCCCACAGGACAGCTGATGTCAGTTAGCTCTAGGGgagatgggggggtggggggggaatgaagcgAGGCCCTGATGTCCCTGAagttagtattagtattagtatacctccccaaggcagtgcacaataaatcgataataataataaaaggtgtctgtctgtctgtccatagCACCACAACCATTTCATTACCTGAAATGTGGCGTGCATACTAAAGGGACCTTAGGGGTGTTCATTTTGGGATTATTTGCATTAATTAATCTTGATTAATTTAAAGGGTTCCTGTGCAGTAAcctcttcagtcactaggtgtcAGAATTCCCTAAACAGTGCACATCTTTAGAGGTGACACAGcatgaagctggggggggggggcagggcagaattatacaaatgccccctccccctactATGGCACAACCCTTCCCTTAGGGGAATGGAGTTAACAGATCCCTCCCTCAGAGAACTATTCGGGTACACCATGGCAGGACCCATCCACAGGGGTGCCGGTGGACATGACTTCGCTCTGGGGTGAGCATAGTGTGTCCTATTCTGACAGcgctgcatgtttacttgaaacgAGTGCAGTATTAAACTAAGGGTTATTCCAACCTGTGCGCGGCCAGATCCATGCGCTAGTCTGTAATAAAACCATACAACCATAAAGGCAACCTCTTCCAAGCCTGACCTAGTCAATCAACAGCCTTTTTGAAACCAATTCCTGCAGCTCAGCCCTCCTGCACCCCGGAGGCGGGAGAGATCATACCGTCCACGAGCAAATTCTCCCCACTGGATTGAATGGGAACTCACAACGGCCCCTTCGATTTAATCGGTTTTGCACAGGGAGATCAACCTGGTGAACTGCTTCCCGTGTTAAGGAGCGGGGAAATTCTTCCGCGAGGAACCCACACGCCTGGGGGACAGACCTGCAATGCTGCGATGGGATGAGCATGTTTATATCtagctagtccagccttccccaacctgacgttccctcccaactccagggattcctggatgagacaggttatcttgatccatttcaatctggcttcaggcctggttatgggacagaaacagctttggtcgccttggtggatgatcttcgccgggaactggaccgGGGGAgtctggttctgctggacctctcagtggcatttgataccatcgaccatggtgtccttctgggccgccttgttGGGATGGgccttggaggcactgttttacagtggctccattccttcctggatggatggacccagaaggtggtgctgggggactcctgttcgactccttgagggcctgtggagtccctcaggattctgttttgtcccccatgctatttaacatttacatgaaaccgttgggagaggttgtctggagttgtggggtgcggtgccaccagtacgctgatgacacccaactctgctactcctttccacccaattccaaggaagcggtttctgtgctaaaccggtgtttgttggcagtaatggattggatgagggcgaacaaattgaagcttaatccagataagacagaggtgctcctggtcagtcaaaaggcagatcagggaatatggatacagcttgtgctggatggggttacactccccttgaagacacaggtctgcagcttgggtgtacttctggattcagccctgagcctggatgcccaggtttcggcggtggccaggagtgcatttgcacagttaaagctagtgcgccagattgttgaccggggctggttacagggagcatacaactcccttgttaaaacagctctactagcttccagtctgtttccgggctcaattcaaagtgctggttatgacctataaagccctatatggctcgggtccaggttatttgaaagaccgtattctcacttataagcctgcctgtgctttgagatcttctggagaggcccttctttcagtcccaccttcttcacaggcgcgcttggtgggaacgtgggagagggccttctcggtggctgctccagtgctctggaactctcttcccggggaagctaggctggctccctccttgatgggctttcggaagcaggctaaaacttttttgttccagcaggcctttggagaataatctggtcctccatctatgttaatgacttataattttgttgtgtaatttaaactttttttttttttttacatttctttccctatgttttaaaatgtatattttaaactttgtaataccgccttgaggcccagtattgggcaaaaggcaggatacaaataaatataataataccgtatttcttcaattctaagatgcacttttccccccatataaacatctctaaaaacggggtgaatcttagaatcgcgggtgcgtttattatttcttagaatcaaagctttttttctgttggtggtactgaaattagtgtgcgtcttacaatcgatggcgtcttagagtcgaagaaatacggtaataataataataataataataataataataataataatattgagttggattgcagctcccatatTATCCCGGCGTAGctagctgggggattatgggagctgcagtccaaccaaTCTGGACagtaccaggttggaggaggcagaCCTCGCCTCTAATTAACTCCGGCAGTAAAGAACTTCACCTTTGTAGGTGCAGGTGCAGCGAAGTGAACCGGGGTAATTTACTTCTGTGTTTGTAACGTGGACGGTGCGGAAGTGAAGAACTTGACCGCTGGGTCTCCACAGTGGAGGACCTCCACCGGAAGgtctttctcctgctccttcctgcccactggaatgccccacTGTGACATCACCCGCTCGCTTCCTCAACCAGAGCAGCCGTTTACCGGTCGCTTCCGCCACGACGGTCCTGGCATCCCCTGTGGCACATTGGCCGGTCTCTTCTCGCCTCGCTGCAGTAAGTTAGCTCTTGGGGCAGCAGGATGAAGCCAAAGAAGGGCCCGCCAAGTCGGAGCATGTGATTTCCGGGCAATCTTCAACCCCAGGCAAGAGGGCTGAGCCGGAGGCTTCGAGGAAGCCGTGGCTCATTCGGCCATATTTGTAGGAAGCCAGGGCCATGGAGAGGAGGGCAGACTGTTGTTCAtttctcagggctggccctaccatgtgGCAGAATTAACCTCGGGTAGCAGATGTGACGGGGCGAGGGACGCTGGTGCGTTGTGTGGGgcaggttggtgggagattcaggacagatgaaaggaagttcATCTCcacccagtgcatagttaaactctgggaaTCGCCACCACaagacctagggcatgtctacaccaagggaggggaaggggaggatctcacgatatgctgatcgtgagagcctccccctcagtccacacgggCCACGAGACATCCTGGGCatcgctccagcgaaaattaaaaggtaaaaacaacaacacgatcCCGTTCCCACCACCCCAACCCCGACgagcatggagcgcctgaagagctctgtgccccatgcccggttcccggctcctcgcgtttactcacgaggagccgggtcgaaaccgggacggccgcccacacctcaggacgatcctgagtcCGCagggaaaatcaggctaaaagccatcccggttatcctgtggaaatggagggatcgtccctccctgtcccccgggatcccctgtgcatcatgtggactcacaggcatgatcccggggtgatcccgggaCGATAAGGCATCGTCTAGACATAGCCCTTGTGACGGCCGCccctttggagggctttaaaagggtggtggtggataaattcctggaggagaacgcCATCCATGATGACTAGTCCTAATGATCATATgctcccagtatcagaggcaataggcctatgtacaccagttgctggggaacatgggtgggagggtgctgttgcttgtgggtccctggtcaacagctggttggccactgtgggaacagagtgctggactagatggaccttcggtctgatccggGGGGCTCTTCTTTTGCCCCCATGTTATCCCCAGCGCCCCCTAAGCTGGTCTGTGCTGCCCTCAGTGCTGCGGGGGACCCTGCCCCACTGCCAGGGTTGAGGTAAGATGAAactgtccagtcagcttctgaaaatggaatgggggagtggcgccaggtgaggcttttatagcATCGTCGCCTTGCGTCATTCACACAGTTTCTTCATGGGGGCGTGTGGTCCAGATGACATCGCTTTCTTCTTGTaattctcctgtgttttcccaccgcttcttccgTCTTTCCTATTACCAcggcgggtggggggagagggtaaACAAGATGCAATTGCTGCACAATGAATGGTACCGCTGGGAGGCCTCCATCTGGAAGGACCCCAAATGTCTCGGGCTGGCCCTGTAGCTTaaatagcaccatccatgtacaaaagccagggcCCCAAGTCCCTGCTCCAAGGGACTTAAAATGGCACAAGAGaacaggggagagaaatggaggcaGGACAGAGTAAATGgggtgcaatggggggggggttgctatcATTTACGGTTACACTGCTGGGACCCCGTCCTGCTGCCAGTGGGGCCTTCCAAGCAGTGCCGGCCGCGGCCTCTGTTCTCCACAGGTGATGGCGGCCCACGTGCCCGTGGCTCCCGGCCTTCCCCAGATGCTCAAGACGGGCATGAAGTACTTCAGCGGCATCCAGGAGACGCTCTTCAGCAACCTCACGGCCTGCAAGGTTTTGGTGCGCTGCTTGCGCACCTGCTACGGCCCGCTGGGCCGCAACAAGCTGGTGGTCAGCCACCTCGGCCAGACCTTCCACACCTCCCACGCCGCCACCATCTTGCGCGAGCTGGCGCTGGAGAACCCGGTGGCGTGCCTGCTGCGCACGGCGGCCGAAACGCAAGAGGAGGAGACCGGCGACGGCACAAACTTTGTCGTCCTGCTGGCCGGGGCGCTGCTGGAGAATGCAGAGAAGCTGCTGAGGTCAGGGGTGCCGGTGGTCAACATCCGGTCCGGCTACGAGATGGCTTGCAAGGAGGTGTTGCGCTTGCTCCCCGGCCTGGCCTGCCACGTCCTGAAAAACCCACGTGACGTGGACGAGGCGCTGTGGGCCTTACAGGGGGTGGTGGGCAGCAAGGTCTTTGGCTACCAGAAGTTCttgtccaaactggtggccaagGCCTGTGTCTTGGTGATGCCCCCCGACCGCACCACCTTCAACCCAGACCTCATCTGCCTATGCAAAATCCCAGGGGGCGGCGTCATGGACTCCTGCATCGTGGAAGGACTGGTGGTGTCCACCGAGGCCGAAGGGGTCGTCAGGCGCGTGGAGAGAGGCCGAATCGTGGCTTACTGTTGCCCCTTCGGCCCATCCGGATTGGAAGCCAGGAACACCGTCATGTTCCAAAGCGCCTCAGAGCTGAGGGGCTTCAACAGGGGCGAAGAGGAGCTCATGGAGCAGCAGGTTCTGGCCATCGCCAAGGCAGGCGTCAACGTGGTGGTGGTCGGAGGGAAGGTGGATGATTTGGCGCTCTTCTacgccaacaggtacagggtgaTGGTGGTTCGGCTGACGTCCCGCTCGGAGCTGCAGCGCCTGTGCAACGCGGTGGGggccaccctgctgctcaacgtGGCCCCGCCGGCGGCCGAAGAGATCGGGCACTGCCGTCGCGTTTACATGAGCGAGATCGGCAGCACCAACGTGGTGGTCTTCAGCCAAGACGGCACCACTTGCCCCGTGGCCACCGTCGTGCTGAGAGGGGCCACCGCGGAGTTGCTGGACAGCCTGGAAGAAGCCATCCGCGACGGGGTCAACGTCTACAAGATTTTGGGCAGCGACGCCCGGCTCTTGCCCGGCGCCGGAGCCACGGAGATGGCGCTGTCGGTGAGGCTCCACACCCTGGGGATGTACTACCCCGGATCGGAGCAGTACGGCATCTTGGAGTACTCGCAGGCCTTGAAAACCCTGCCGGCCACCTTGGCTGAAAACGCAGGACTCCCGGTCAACGAGGTGATGGCGAAGTTGGAGATTCAGCAACAGCTGGGGACGCAGAACACTGGCGTCAAGCTGGGCACGGAAGAGGCCGGCACCATCGACGCCGCTAAGGAAGGCCTGCTGGATCCGTTCTTGGTGAAGCGCCGGGGCATTGTACTGGCCACCCAGATGGCCGTGACGCTGCTGGGAGTGAGTGAAATCATGGTCGCGAAGAAGAGCGGAGGGCCGAAACCCCGAGAGCCAAATTCCAACTGGGACCAAGAGCCGGACGCCCTGGATTGAGAGGGATCGCCTCTCCTTCTCAAAGATGGCCAAAATCATCCTATCAATAAAGTACAATTACAGCAAAGAGGGCCTCTGTTGTCCCTGATTTGTACTAAAACAGCCAGAGGCCGCCATCTTGGGTAAGcaagaacaaacaaataaacaaataatgaacaaataaataaggagCCAGGGTTCTGttccaatagggtgaccatatgaaaaagaggaccgggctcctgtatctttaacagttgcatagaaaagggaatttctgcaggtgtcatttgtatatatggggaacctgatgaaattccctcttcatcaccacagttaaagctgcaggagctatactagagtgaccagatttaaaagagggcagggcacctgcagctttaactggtgtgatgaagagggaatttcaccaggattgCCATATAtataaacgacacctgctgaaattctcttttcaatacaactgttaaagatacaggagcccggtcctccttttcatagggtcaccctagttccaaggaggggagagaaaccatttacCGCACAATGCAGTGGCTAAAGCgttctgggttcttgtccccactcagccgtgactttgggccagacacagactctcagcccaacccacctcacagggttattgttgtgaggataaaaatgggaaggaggaggaggattatgtaggccgccttgtgttccttggaggaaaaaaggcgggctataaatgtaataaataaataaattaaaaaatctgcAACTTGTATAGTATGCAAATTCACTAGCTTTGCATGTATTTATGGGGATGGGCTAAAATGTATGCGGTACACTGGATCCCATTTGATTCGCACAACAGTCCTGCGAGGTAGGGTACCTtgagaggaggtggtggtgggagacgGGTTACTGGGTTTCGCTGCACGGCAGTGTGGACATTTCCAGAGCCAAATCCATCAACTGAACTCCACCAACTTTACACCCCAGTGTTCCTTGCCCCCACAAGCCGCCCCATTTCCAGCAAGTGCTTTTACTCCGGCTCCTCCCAGAAATGCAGAAACACCGTTATATCAGCGGCAACCAGAAACGGTCCTCCGCTTGCGCGCTCCTTTAAAGGTGCACGCCGTCTCCACCTTTTCCCTGGCCTTTTTCACCGGGTGGGGGTGATAAGGGGCTTGATACATAACAGGGCCGGAGGGCCAGGAAGACGGTTGCCGGTGGCTTCCACCTCTCACTGCCTGAGCGTGGCAGCCATGACTCTCCGGCAAAAGGAGCACCTGGGGCCTTCTGGCATTGCCATCCAAGAGCTGCAATTAACAAGCGCGCCTTCCTCCATCCAGGCGTCATTAACTAAATGGCCCTCAAATAAGGTCCGTCTCTCGGTAATCAATTACATTAACCCGCGTCAACCCGTGACTGGCATTGGGACGGCAAGCTGGCGAGACGCACAGATGTGGGGGAATTGCTCCATGCCGGCATCAGCGTGGAATCCGGACAAAGGGACCGTCTCGGGTGGGTTGAGGTTAGCTGTCTTCagtggatattgctgtttttatgcttttaaatttttgcataccTGTTTTTAACGTCCTTTGTTTTTTAACCTTTgcaaagcgcccagagagcttcggctacggggcggtatataaacgtaataaattaataaaataaataaaattgggcgACCGGCAGAGGAGGCGACGGAAAGAGAGAAGCCATCCGGCATGCGCTTGAGAAGCtgccgttcatttcaatggggcgtGCGCAGGAGAACGCCCTGCTGGATGGCATCATGCACTCATGAGCGGGAGGAGCCGCGCTTCTTCCACAGGACTGCGGTGCTATCAGCGCAACGGAGCCATGCTTCCGACTGCAGCTGGCACATTTTGCAATCAGCCCACGGGGAGGCGGCAAAAGACACGCGGCCATCGCTCTGGGTCCCACAACTGCTCTGTCTCCCTGGGACACAGCAAGCGGCTACATCgtggggggggcaggcggggggggggctcagtGACATTCGCTTTGGCGTGGGATTCCATCTGCTTGCAGCCTCCGCTTCCGGAATCCAAGAGCAGCTTGGGACGGCTCTCGGAGTGCCCttccaagaaggacagggactcTAGCCGCGCAACACAGCCGTGAGCAAAGGGGTTTGCTGGATTTCAACTCGTCCGCTCAATGTTATTTATTCCAACAAGGAGTCAGCCctaacataagaacctaagaggagccctgatgctggatcaggccaagggtccatctagtccagcgctcggttcacacagcggccga includes the following:
- the LOC134406595 gene encoding T-complex protein 1 subunit theta-like — encoded protein: MAAHVPVAPGLPQMLKTGMKYFSGIQETLFSNLTACKVLVRCLRTCYGPLGRNKLVVSHLGQTFHTSHAATILRELALENPVACLLRTAAETQEEETGDGTNFVVLLAGALLENAEKLLRSGVPVVNIRSGYEMACKEVLRLLPGLACHVLKNPRDVDEALWALQGVVGSKVFGYQKFLSKLVAKACVLVMPPDRTTFNPDLICLCKIPGGGVMDSCIVEGLVVSTEAEGVVRRVERGRIVAYCCPFGPSGLEARNTVMFQSASELRGFNRGEEELMEQQVLAIAKAGVNVVVVGGKVDDLALFYANRYRVMVVRLTSRSELQRLCNAVGATLLLNVAPPAAEEIGHCRRVYMSEIGSTNVVVFSQDGTTCPVATVVLRGATAELLDSLEEAIRDGVNVYKILGSDARLLPGAGATEMALSVRLHTLGMYYPGSEQYGILEYSQALKTLPATLAENAGLPVNEVMAKLEIQQQLGTQNTGVKLGTEEAGTIDAAKEGLLDPFLVKRRGIVLATQMAVTLLGVSEIMVAKKSGGPKPREPNSNWDQEPDALD